GTCATCGAAGGGATACTCGTTCCGAGCGGTATACGAGCGCTGGCGTTCGCCAGCGTTGGCCCGAGAAAGACCACGGAGAGGCCGCTACCGATCATGAACACGAAGTCTTGCCACATCATCAAATTCGATTACTCGATTGTGAGTTAAAACTCTCTCGGTCAGGAAATAGGCAATTACAGCGGATAGTCGGGGAACCAAGACCGTCGTCACCCACAATCATTGACCTCCTCCCGCGCCTAAAGTCGCGGGAATCCCACCATGGGATTTCAGGCCGAGCGAAGTAGCCTGTTGGTTTCAAGACGCATTCGTTCCATGCGTCACCTGCTGGGGTTCAGCATCGGCATGGCTGTCTTGTGGCCCGGTCAATGAGGCCCCATCCGTAGCCGAGTCATCGTCACCAGCCTTCTGCCGGGAAGTCCGGTCGCTTTGGCGGTGGCTCTCTCCACTACGGTAGCGGTCTGCGATATTCATCGCCCCGTTCACGTCAGCCTGGTATTCTGTGACCCAACAGTCGTCGTTCGAACAGCGGAACGTCGCCTGTCGTGGGCGAGAGCCGACCTTACCACAGGCGTGGCATTCTTTCGACGTGTTCCGGGGATTCACCGTCTCGACGGGAATCCCCTTCTCGGCGGCTTTGTACCGAATCTGTGCGTGGAGCTTCGCAAAGCCCCATCCATGTAACCGCCGGTTCATGTACGCGCCGTAGTCCATGTTCTCACGGATGTACGTCAGGTCTTCCAGTACCAGCACCGGGTTCTCGACGGACTCGGCGTATTCAACGACCTCGCGAGTTACCCGGTGGACCACGTGGTCAATCCGGTTCCACAGCGATTCGCCGTAGGACTCCGTGGTTCGCTCACTGCCACGTCTCTGAAGCCGTCGCTTGGCGGTGAAGTAGGTTTTGCGGAGCCTCCGGACGGTTTTGCCGTCGTTGGCCCACAGTTTGGGGCGAACCGGAGAGCCACTCTCATCGCGGTGACACACCGTGACGAGACTCGCTTCTCCGATGTCGACGCCGATCGGCGTCCTGTCGAGCCCAGCGAGACAGGGCTCGCCAGACGAGTCTGGCGGGGTCCGCTCGTTGGCAGACGTCGCAGATTGTTCCTCTACGTCGCGGGTGGCGGTGATGTGGAGATACCACGTCCCATCCCGCTCGAGGAGCCGACTTTCACCCATCTCGACATCACCAGCATACACTGCTTCCAGCCAATCCCGCTGGTCTGGATTGGCGTGTGCCGGGATCCAGAGGTGGTAATCGTCGTGATGAGGGATTTTGACGTACCACTCGAGGGCGTTCTGTGGCTTGTGGTCGAGTTGAACACCTTCGTTGGTAAACTTCACCGGATGGTCGTCGTGAAGTTCGTCGGTATCGTAGCTGCCGCCACAGAGTTGCGGGACGTACTGCTTGAGGGCGTTTTTAGCGTAGCCGGAAAGGTCGTACTCGACAACAATGTCGTTTGTGGCTGACTGGGTGGTGCAGTCGGCGTCGAAGGCTGCCTGAAGTGCCTGCTGATATGCCTCACGAGTCTCACAGAGCTTGCGCTCCTTGTGAGCATTGGGGTCGACGAGGCGCAACTCGAGCGTCTTCGTGACTTCAGGCATCCGTTCTGTACCCATCA
The DNA window shown above is from Natrialba magadii ATCC 43099 and carries:
- a CDS encoding RNA-guided endonuclease TnpB family protein is translated as MPEVTKTLELRLVDPNAHKERKLCETREAYQQALQAAFDADCTTQSATNDIVVEYDLSGYAKNALKQYVPQLCGGSYDTDELHDDHPVKFTNEGVQLDHKPQNALEWYVKIPHHDDYHLWIPAHANPDQRDWLEAVYAGDVEMGESRLLERDGTWYLHITATRDVEEQSATSANERTPPDSSGEPCLAGLDRTPIGVDIGEASLVTVCHRDESGSPVRPKLWANDGKTVRRLRKTYFTAKRRLQRRGSERTTESYGESLWNRIDHVVHRVTREVVEYAESVENPVLVLEDLTYIRENMDYGAYMNRRLHGWGFAKLHAQIRYKAAEKGIPVETVNPRNTSKECHACGKVGSRPRQATFRCSNDDCWVTEYQADVNGAMNIADRYRSGESHRQSDRTSRQKAGDDDSATDGASLTGPQDSHADAEPQQVTHGTNAS